AGCTCATGCGGCTTGGCAACGTCTCTTCAACCGGCGACAGCCCCTGTTATCTGCACCTGGACCATAACGGCCGCTTTCTCTTGACAGCTAATTATGGCAGCGGCAGCATCGTCGTGTTTCCGATTCTTGACGGTGGCCGTCTGGGCGAACCCTGCTCGCAGATACAACATCAAGGGAGCGGCCCCGATCCGGTCCGGCAGAAAGGGCCGCACGCCCATTCCATCCGCTTCTCTCCGGATGAGCGGTTTGTCCTTTCTGCTGATCTGGGTCTGGATAGGCTGATGATCTATCGTTTTAACCGAAGGACCGGCGCCTTGACCGTCAACGATCCACCATACTTCCAAACAGCGGCCGGAGCAGGTCCAAGACATTTCGCCTTTTCTCCGGACAGTCGTTTTATCTATTTGATTAATGAACTGAACTCCACCCTTACGGCAGTCAAATGGGATCGAAAAAACGGTATGCCGACTGTGGTGCAAACGGTTTCGACCATACCGGATACATTCACCGAAACTAACAGCACGGCGGAAATCCTCGTGCACCCCACCGGACGTTTTGTTTATGGCTCTAACCGGGGTCATAACAGCATTGTGGTTTTTCATCGCGATCGTCGCAGCGGCACTTTAACGTTGATCGAGCATGTGTCGACTCGAGGAAAAACACCGCGGCACTTTGCCATCGATCCGGATGGAAAATGGTTGATCGCGGCCAATCAAAATTCGGATTCGATCGT
The window above is part of the bacterium genome. Proteins encoded here:
- a CDS encoding lactonase family protein, whose protein sequence is MIPLKRSLLGAVLRITAVLPFSIPSLLPGKNNCVVYVGTYTKTDSKGIYAFSFDSATGRLQPLGLAGEAVHPSFLAIHPNGRYLYAVQEAPSQQDPRVGLISAFSIDPESHQLMRLGNVSSTGDSPCYLHLDHNGRFLLTANYGSGSIVVFPILDGGRLGEPCSQIQHQGSGPDPVRQKGPHAHSIRFSPDERFVLSADLGLDRLMIYRFNRRTGALTVNDPPYFQTAAGAGPRHFAFSPDSRFIYLINELNSTLTAVKWDRKNGMPTVVQTVSTIPDTFTETNSTAEILVHPTGRFVYGSNRGHNSIVVFHRDRRSGTLTLIEHVSTRGKTPRHFAIDPDGKWLIAANQNSDSIVVFRIDAKTGRLTEASQPVSLSMPVCILFVEIK